TCTCTACTAAAGTTTGTTGATTTTCCGCACGTACAAAATCTCTTATTTTGTCTTTCGACACAGGGTACACATCAGGTGTTGGTGGATCTTCTACAAAATTCAACAAGTAAGCATATGGAGCCTTTCGAATTTCAATAACCATGTTCAGCGTTTTTACGACTAAATCCTCGCGACATCCACTTATAAGGTTTTCTTTCCGTACGAAGTATCCAGGTAGAAAACGGTCCAATAAACATGTGATCATGAAGTCTAAAGCTTTTGATACACAATTCAAAAAGTTTCTTTCCGACCAAAACTCGTCATCCGTTTCTTCTCTGATCCAAAAAAGCACAGTCTTCCAATGATATGAAGTTAGTACAGGTGGTTCGTTGCGCAGGAACGATTTCTGATATGCTTTCAAAGTCCTCCAGCATAAAAGCTGTATCTCTGAAAACTGCTTTGCTAAGGCGAGTTCACACTGTGAAAATGACAGCCTGAAACAATCATCGTATTCATCGGCTTCCGATGAATGATCTTCGTTTTTTCTGTCGCCATTTAGTTCCGGATACAACGGTCGCTTTGCAACAATTTGACAGCCTATGTGTACGACGTCTTGTACTAATTCATTTGTTGGCCATCTCCGAGCTCGTGTGATCCATTCCTCCGCCACCCTTGGCCAGCCGCGAACAGAAAATGCAGGAACCATATCAGCAGTCATGAGCTTTGGAAGTTCAATTGTTTCCCCAACTATTTGTAATGATTCAGCTATATCATAATGTATCGGTACTGTAAACGGCTCTGGTTCGTGTCTTTCCTGTCTTTTGAAACATTCTTTTTTGGTCTCATAACCATCCGTCAAATGGACCATTTTTATTACAGCACTGGCAACACATTCGACTAAATTTAAAAATGACGCTTGCGACTGAGAATCTGGGAAATCATGTGGATCTTCTTTAAGAGCGAGTGCTTCGAGTGAGTCCAGTGCATTGTGAATGAGTTTCATACCAACTTTAAATTTTCCAATACGTATGTCTGGAACTTGATTGATTTGTACGGCAGTTAACGCAGATTCTCCATCTAGCGCCGCCACTTCAAAACCAACGGCGGATTCACGAAAGGTGTTATATATTCTCCCGCAATCGGAAATACCGGGCCGCGTAGCGATACTGATGTAAAACCTCAAAAGGCCATATAATCGGTGTTCTAAATTCTTCAGAACGTTCACTGGGAGGTACACATCATCGATTAAACGTTTCCGTTTCAAGAATTTTTCATGCTCCTCAATGCCCCAAACTCGCGCATATGCGGGAAAACGGCTGTCGTATTCCAATAAGTCCTCGTCTAGTACAACTGCCTTCGATATAAGTAAGATATCAACATCCCCACCGTCACCGGGGACATTGACTTTTGATCCATCTTGGGAACTGCCCACTGGTACAAGCTCTTCAACATCAAAGAACTGAAAATACGTTTCACAAACTCGCAACAGAAATGTAAGAAACTAATGGCATAAATCAAAACAagattaaaataatgaattagACAATAGCAGCGGAACTACTGCTTATATCTTAATGAGCAATGGAAGGGATTTAAAAGCTCCCTTTCGGTATCATTGGTCATCAGAGTGAAGTAATTACCATCCCCCCTCCCACTCGGAGTGGACTTACTGTTCGTGTGTCAATCTTTCAGTAAATTTCTGTATCATATGATGGCCCATACAGTAACTAAGCAATGCTGATGATCTTCgatgtttggaaaaaaaacacgtatTGAAAATGAACACGTTATGTCACTATTTTTGAGGCTGCTATGTCTACAATAATAAGTGAAAAACTGTCCCAAAATCAGGATCCTTAAATACCTCAAAAGGAGCTAAGGCTACATATAGATTGATTAAGCTTGCTGTGAATACTAAGTCATAATGaaaatgtgtatgatattttacaaaaatggtCATATACAAATGTTTGTGGGTATTGTCAGAAAAACgtgaaaactgttaaataaacatGAACCCTTTCATAGTTCAAAATGTTCTTCAGCTGACATAGTGACACAGCAGGTGGATTGAGAGCAGTATATGAAATTGGCACGTAATTTCAGTTGTTTACATAGGCGAATACTTGTGAATGCTAAGGTAACAGCAACATGTGACAAATAAACCTGGATCATTGGAAAACTCAGAAAGTACGTAAGCTTATGTGATTAAACTCGTTATGTGGATTAAGGGTCggatgggaaatataataatattttagttATGCTATTAGCTAAATTGTTGTGTTGCAATTGGATAGAGGGTCATATGAAGAAGTGCATGTTATTTCATggttattgtattaaaaacaccACAATTTCGCTCGCTATAATCCTGCAATAACAAAAAGTATTTTGTAAACTTTTCTAGAGTTAGAAACAGCTAAAAATCTAACATTAAATATGTTATCCTCGAAAAATCATAAGCGGTGCCGTATCAATTACTCAAAATTTAATGATAAGCCATTCACACCATCTGTAAATGTTGCAAAACAAAGATACTTCGTAAGTATAACAGTGaaataaaaacttaattatatGAACTCGCTTGTTTTGAAAAGCTTCATAAATCCAATAACTATTAACATTCTTTAATACttacttttaaaaatgcattgaAGATTCTGACATTTGAAAGTAATGATGTTATGCGTGAGTCCAAAGTGGAATCAATCTGACCAGCAAGCTGGAACAGTTCAGTCGAATCTTCATTGACCCTTTGCTCTTCACTTGTAGATTCCATTTGTACATATCCTAATATACACAATGATTTAGGTGACTGTTATTGAGAATAGTATTTCAACATGTACATTAATGTTATCTTAACGTTTAAGACAGCACAGTGTCATATATATCCAATTATGGTATCAAACTTCCAGACATCATGTCAAGCCTGTTGAACTGATTGATAATTCTCTTAAACATTTAAGAACATcaatacaaacaattaaagagCGCACTCGTTTCTTTCACATTTACAATAGTATTTTcctgttttgtttaaaatttacttACAGGAAGTGTTAACCGGTTTAAAAATATACCACTGATAAACCGGTCAACAATATGCGCACAGATAAAATCGACCGTTATCTAGTAACATCATGCGACATTCCAAATTGCAAGGCTCATATCTGCCCTACATTTATAATCAGTATCGAAGTCTACACACtaacatgtatttgttaaataacGTTAGTTCGACATTTGAAAAAGGACGAAGCCATACAGTGTATGTTGCGTTGAAATGGTTTCTCcaataaataaatgacaatacaatTTTTCAAGATAACGACCTCGTGGTTCGTAACGACATAAACATACTAGGTACGTCCTGCTATCGACATAGCTAATTCGTGGGACCGATATCATTAACACATAGTTTGCAATGACATAATTTACCAATTGCAATTTACTTTAATCTGATGGATTTGTATGTATGGAAATCATGTAAGTCTACCTTGAATCCCTCATTTTGAAACGTGCGACTTACAACGTGTATTCTGAGTTGCTTATTGTGTGAAATAGGAAGTTATGCTCAATTGTtgattgtcggctcgggtacatCTTAAATATACCCCGGGTGTTCTTAAGTATACtgaaatgtaccccgggtacggaaaatatacttacaccTACCCGGCAAATTAAGACTATACCAGAGTTTTATTTCCGCCCCTAATCCGACATCCtcaaacgcgctacggaatatgAAACTAAATGTTCAtggaacaaaacctgcctcaacatgcgTTTTTggtaggagtttcgataatattgaggtcattttacagaatattaacataaatatgaacataattaattttgaaaaacaataagtaaaaaaaCGACCAATTCAGCGTTAGAATCACCAGTGCTTTTCAATATATTTTCAGTAACcggagtacatttaagtataaatgtacttaagagtacccaggaaACATGTGCGTTGTCCCCGAGCCGCCAATGAACAATCGACCGGAAATTAGTGTTTTTGTACATGTACACGTGTTTCTTGCCTTGTGAAATTGTTTTTTATACTCACTGTTTGGGAATTTGAACATTgacaagaaatgaaagattcaatgCATAATAAATGCTTTCTCTTCTATCCTTGAAGCTGAAACTTCACGTAATGCATATTTGGTAACGACGTAAAATTTAACATACATGCTGCTGAACAAATGTGTGTCGCTCGTTGAAAGGTTTGttgttaaatattgtaataatttgAGTCCTTCCTGTTCTTGTAGTTAGCAAATCTAATACGTATATTTTGTATGCAATCATAATGTATATGACGGCTTATGGTCTGTTGTTTACGTTGAGATTGCACCCAAATTGTAATTTCGTTGTGTTTCTTTTTAGCCCTGATTATTGTTTATATTAGGTATTTATACTTATAGGCATGTTCTAGTATCAATACACAAGGAGCAGTTGTCGGTTAAAAGCGTAACAATGAGAATTTTAAAGTGGGGAACAAGCTGAACAAGGAAAATTGTGAATTGGCGTTAATACTTTTAAATCAGCTTGAAATAGCCTGAACTACCAAATATAAACCACTGTGCAAGGTTGACATGACTATTTCTTATTTGTGTTATAGATTTAGATGTTAATGTATTAATCAAAATGTAAAAGTGTCTAAcaaagtaaaataacattaagAAGTTAAGTATACAACGTTAAGACAGGAAAATAACCACGCAAATATGGTATCAAGAGTTATAACTCTTGTGCTCTGTACCTAACttctatgaaatatattttacgtatgaagtttgaaagttgtgTTATTGACAAGCCACCAGAAGGCTGCATGAACAGCAACGAGATTCAAAACAAGCTTCTATTTAAAACCCACTTACATGTTTCGTTAGCTTgagtaaaatatcaacacaattttaagaagtaaAGAACCACTTGGTTCGTGTGTTTTATATTGGTATAATACATGAAATGTTCGCGTTTTCTATAAAAATGGATTTTCGGACAAAGTCCTTTTTCTTCTTTTCCATTAAGTTCAAGAGCATCGACGCACTTTAAATTTTTAAGCAGTCCTGTGTCCTTGGTGATCGAAAGAACGCATCACAGTGGGGATAGAACTCGCGACCGCCCtttcgctaggcggacaccacaacCACTACGCCAATTCGTTCTGACTATTTTTAACAGCAAGCAAACACATAACATTAAACGTAATGAAAACACTGTTATGTGCATAGACATTAACATGGCTGCGTTTtagttatttgatatttaaaattCAGTTTAGTTACCTTTTTGTGCCATAATGATAAGAATTACAAATGTGCGGGGCATTTAAACTCACAGTTATTAACTAGTCCACAATGAAGTATGAACCTTTGTATACAGTAACATATATTTTAGGTCATGGTAAACCTTAAAGATGTAATCACAAGCCCTATGGATGAGGTTATAACGTTTTGAAAGAAAACCACATCGGCAGTTAGACGAATCGAGGCGTAAATTTCGAGCGTGAAAAATCATTAGGATTTCAGGTTAGAAACTAGTATGCCAATTTAGTGAAAGAACATGGCTTGATCTGATTCCTTACATACAAACATTCAAATTCATGCCAAACGACATATTAGAAAATGTAGTTCTATGCATCATGCCCTTAATCTGATAACCTGTTATCTTCCTGTCAATACTTCCGGTGTGCGCATTCTGTTAAACCGGTTAAACTGTTAAAGTTACATTCCACTTCATCATTGTGTTTCCATCATTGGTTGCAGGTATAGAATATATGTAAAGAATTCGTTTTCTTCTTCTTATATTATGCAATTTAGTAATCGCATCCAAACATCTGTACTTAATTTCTGTATCCTTTGTGTTATGTCAGCATTTTAgttattcatttaatatttcCAAACGTGGACAATAACAGCCATTACGTAATTACGTTACACACAGATGTATGAAATGTAGATTCGTTAaaagttaaacaataaaataatattttataaatcggTGGACAAAAGTAATGTAAAATGCAATTATTCTCAATATTCTTACTAGAGGAAATAGTATCCGCATTTGTTTAACGGGTATGTTTCCTTAAATTGTAtacataaatatcaaaatatataaaagtattataaaatatgtttcaaatagCTAATAAACTGTGCAAATAATTATGTGCCGTCCTTACACAGACAATTTGTGCCGACCACAAGTATCGTATGCGCAGTTTAATTTTATGATAAACATGATATACAGGCCCAGTGAAATAACGAATTATAAATCTTAACATTCGTCAttacatatatgtttaaatgtccTAGGGAACCACCGGTCGCATATATAACACATAGTCTATTTTTCTCCTTCATTATTTCTTTTGCAACATGATTACAGCTGTACGTTTCGTTTTGGTTACTTTACATTTACATTTGCTCCCGCCCCTGCGTCAtttaatggccctattccactacgaaaataAGCTCACGActcgctacgatttctcacatttattgaatcgggacgactcgtgacagtctgcgattaAAGCACTAAACGCCATATCGTCATTTAAGTTTTGTAAGTTTGATAAAGACGAAGACACAGTTCTTTTTGTTTTCTTACTATATAAAAACTACAGACAAAGTGTGAAGTAAGGCTAGAAATTAAACCAGTTTAATCACCTATATACTTTGCATTTTCCGTTGATATGCTCTGATCTCACTACCACTAGTGttaaatgtatttcataataGTTATAATACCAATAGCTGACGATAACAAGAGCCATTGTCCTGAAAAGGTTTCTGGAATTTCATTAATATCATACTAAATGCATGCTTCAGAAATTTGGTACTTGAAACGTTTACTGTCATATTacacaaacattaaaacaaataaaaaacaaaagtaTACCCTAAAAATCGCCAGACAATACAGAACATATTGAAGTAAAGATTGGATAATCTCAACGCTATTGCAGAGTTGTTATGTCCGGGGTTTTTTCAGTAATCGCCAAGATTTGTAAAGCATACAAACTTTGTGatatgtattgtttgtttatttgaagtCAGGCACTTTAATCAGTATAGCCTTGCTGTTTAACacgtttaattatttcatgttgtCAAATAATAACTCTGTTTTACGAGACAATCGTACTTAGGATAAATTCATTATGTTTGTCTTATTGATAACACCAATGCATCATGCCAGATACAATTAAGACAGTGATTTAAGCAAATTGCATTAATTGTATCGTTAGGAAATGTATCAACGACACAGACAAGAAATGAATAAGTATTGCCTTAAGCAGAACTATTCATCAAAGATAACGCTAACCATTACCATCTGCACATTTTCACTGAAATAATTCCTGCTAATTTTGAAGTCGGTTAAGAAGAAATGCTACCATAAATATGGCTAATAAAATAGAATGACTCATCATTTATAAACGGTTTATTTAtggtatgtattatatataagGAAACAATGAAATTCTTTCAATATCATACATAGAGCGCTCCCAACAATGTTTCTTGCTTCAAGTAAATAATTGTCAATAGTTGGCTTTACAAGACAGGATAATAATTCAACAATATGTTATAAAGAACAAAAGCTGAGTTATAGAGACACTCACTTGATAACCTTAGATTTCTCTTTATAATGAAAACTTTCCGATTAAACTTAATTAAGGATTAACTAAACTAAACTTTAAGGATTaggttaaaataaatatcaagtaATCGATATAATCTTTCAATCTTATAATCATAAGCATAAATACATGCGCCATACAATGCAACCATGTAGACATTTCTTGCAGTATCAGGGTTATGGGATTTTTAGTCATTTCTTATCTAGATGTATTCAAGAAACATAATATTTGAAGAAAAGACCTGTTTCATAAAGTCGTTTATGCAATTTTTAGTTCATCGGCCCTCGTAAGAGTGAACTAGTGTGACAGTAAATGAATGTCGCAGTTCTTTCATTTTAACAAACAAGCAGGAATTGTAAcgtattctttttttataaaacgtGTCTGTATTTTCAAAAGTATGAAATGCGTTGGTAAAATGAAACATATGAAGCAGGGGTGgagaaatcaaatgtccgagttgcccgattcgtacatttgcttgtctgggcaactgatttttttcaattaagttgtccgtggacaacaagtttttaaaagtcgcgtccaggtatacaaaaatacattgtattaaagccgtaattaatttttacaaaaccggatgttgacatgcgattacattgtcagtgctatttgcggagcaatcaagctaaaatacatgCACTTTCCTgagcagtgatctcccttattctaaaAGAGActgggagcatgccgcattttcaacattcggcccgactgttagacagtgtacagactggtttctttatttttacaatcagacggaaatacaAAGTAgcaatctaagataatcaaaacacggtctaccttgttatttaagacgactttaatggtaaagatgaaacttttttttaatcttcaacatcGGACCAGAAACCCGAAGatttgagcagcccacctcccaaaaaactacgaaagattatgataaaaaatatgatctaagtaaacgcaccagaacttttaaagaaacttggctaacagattttcaatggttaccagtttatataatcaaattgctaccagtagcgtagcctcagtctgatgaggtccacataatggactagtttaatttgttaagattacaatgtataacactagcttcgcaagatttaaagtttgagaaagtctttatattgtttataatatactgctataatgaatgtaccattgaaatacaattataaacaaaacaagcaaatcatactcatttttatatattccacattatttaacattaatcaataaatgcgtttaaaatttatatagacattaacggaaaagtgtagttcagcaacggacaagttaaatttcctaagtggttgtccgtggacaagtatagatttttgagatttcgccacccctgaataTGAAGtataaatttatatacaatacAATGGCGGCTTTATTCGGTTATGGTAGTAAAActgtaaacacattttaatatatatgatataattgtatttatgtgGAGTTTTTTGTTAATACAATCCTGAAGATTGGGAAATATTCATTCTTTTTACTAACGATAGAACAAACAGTGCGGCAAATGAttaaggcggaacgtgtcgttccTGATCAATattggatgacaatttacgcacattcatttaattcTTTCAAATCgttgttcataattatatatgGTTCATGTTCATTCGCGTATGAGTGTTTTTACCGTATTACATAAATGCGACACAgatatttaaattgcaaatattcatattttatactCATGTTCTTTCTAAGTttcttgttgattacatttttgaAACTATCATTTGTTCTGTTTTCAAAGGGAGTTGTAACGTTAACCATAACGTTAAGTGCAAGAAAAAACAAGGACGATAGTTAAAATCGAGCTGAGTTGGGCTCGTTGAAGATGTTTGCGGAGGATATTCGTTATAATGTGATTTTGGTGATACAGTGATCGTGATGTTAGTAACGACGACGATGTGGATAATTATGAGGTTGCTTCTGCTGCTGGCGATGATGATTAATTGATGAATgtaataatgatagtaataagactgctgctaatgatgataatacaaacatattaatgttttatgATTTTTCTGATGTAAAAATTGTgcaaacttaaaataatataataattctaGTCAAAATGATAATATAGTCGACACAATTGTTGTTGATTATTCTAATGATAGTTCGGTGATGGAAATAGTTGCGAATgttgattattattaaaatactgaTATTGATCATTAACACGTTTTAAACTATTGTGAAGCACCGAGTACTATGAGCACAGGATTATTaaggattattttaatattattagtaGAGAACACCACCGCCCATTATCAAGGTCATAAACACTGAGTCTGGCATCCAATCTGAAAAAAATTCCTTTTAAAAGTAATAAACCAAAGAATCAACTTTTCTTTGATGGATACTGGACATTGAGCGCCACCAGGGGACTCAATACACAGCATTTACTGCAAAACCCATTAGCACAGGTTCGATGACCTGTACGCTTGTCTGTTATTTTATGTTCCTTATACTCTCGTTGATGTTTGTCTGTATACTTCAACGAACAGATTTTCGAATGCATTCGTTTTAGCACAAATTATATTGAAAGTAAGAAATTAAATGATTATGTATAAATTGACTTTAATGATATAAAACAGGACACATTGAAAATAAACTaattattcatatataattattgtaattgAATTGCACTTACATATCGAACATAAAGGATTCTAAACGAATGGCGATAAATTTATTCAATTCTATCATCAAATCGTTACATTTCTATTATATGGTGAACTTAGTATTTTGGTTttctattaaatgtgtttttactgTAACCACGGTTGCGCGATAAGTGTTTGTCTGTTtggatattcaaataaaaacggTTAAATCCATTTATAAaaattacgaaaaaaaattgaatttaatgATGTTAATAGAATTCATTAAAACAGATTGTGTccccaaaaaataaacaaaaagaaaaatatgtaaGCCCGCAAATGTACAAAAACCTTCCTAGCCCGTGATTTTGACGACAATAATGCCCAAACAACACTTGATATATCAATACTATTGAAGGTATTCGTTTCGCAAAGAGGttcgtttttttaaatgataaatatcttCAGCATGAATATGGAGGGGATTCATGACATAAAAAACGTTTTGTTATCGATCTGAATTAATTACCTATGATTGCTGTTTTCCTTTTATCATCGCTTGTATTACCAGCATTTCTCGATGTTAGCATTTACCAAGTTTCCGATCCTGCCACTGGATCctctttaatcatgtttttacAATTTACCTATAAGGCATGGCAATAAAAGCATAG
The DNA window shown above is from Dreissena polymorpha isolate Duluth1 unplaced genomic scaffold, UMN_Dpol_1.0 chrUn029, whole genome shotgun sequence and carries:
- the LOC127863711 gene encoding uncharacterized protein LOC127863711 isoform X2, translating into MLKSLYQWAVPKMDQKSMSPVTAVVLDEDLLEYDSRFPAYARVWGIEEHEKFLKRKRLIDDVYLPVNVLKNLEHRLYGLLRFYISIATRPGISDCGRIYNTFRESAVGFEVAALDGESALTAVQINQVPDIRIGKFKVGMKLIHNALDSLEALALKEDPHDFPDSQSQASFLNLVECVASAVIKMVHLTDGYETKKECFKRQERHEPEPFTVPIHYDIAESLQIVGETIELPKLMTADMVPAFSVRGWPRVAEEWITRARRWPTNELVQDVVHIGCQIVAKRPLYPELNGDRKNEDHSSEADEYDDCFRLSFSQCELALAKQFSEIQLLCWRTLKAYQKSFLRNEPPVLTSYHWKTVLFWIREETDDEFWSERNFLNCVSKALDFMITCLLDRFLPGYFVRKENLISGCREDLVVKTLNMVIEIRKAPYAYLLNFVEDPPTPDVYPVSKDKIRDFVRAENQQTLVENITGNVIQTVVVCGYE
- the LOC127863711 gene encoding uncharacterized protein LOC127863711 isoform X1 encodes the protein MESTSEEQRVNEDSTELFQLAGQIDSTLDSRITSLLSNVRIFNAFLKFFDVEELVPVGSSQDGSKVNVPGDGGDVDILLISKAVVLDEDLLEYDSRFPAYARVWGIEEHEKFLKRKRLIDDVYLPVNVLKNLEHRLYGLLRFYISIATRPGISDCGRIYNTFRESAVGFEVAALDGESALTAVQINQVPDIRIGKFKVGMKLIHNALDSLEALALKEDPHDFPDSQSQASFLNLVECVASAVIKMVHLTDGYETKKECFKRQERHEPEPFTVPIHYDIAESLQIVGETIELPKLMTADMVPAFSVRGWPRVAEEWITRARRWPTNELVQDVVHIGCQIVAKRPLYPELNGDRKNEDHSSEADEYDDCFRLSFSQCELALAKQFSEIQLLCWRTLKAYQKSFLRNEPPVLTSYHWKTVLFWIREETDDEFWSERNFLNCVSKALDFMITCLLDRFLPGYFVRKENLISGCREDLVVKTLNMVIEIRKAPYAYLLNFVEDPPTPDVYPVSKDKIRDFVRAENQQTLVENITGNVIQTVVVCGYE